From the Bacteroidales bacterium genome, the window TGGAAACAACTTGAATGGATGAATGAATTTGTTCAGGTCGAACCCTACGAAGGCAGAAAGCCGACACAGGAAACCCAATTTAAGATGGCCCACGACGATGAAAATTTGTATATAGCCATAAGGGCTTACGACACCCATCCCGACAGCATAGTCAAACGGCTGTCAAGAAGGGATAATTTGGAAGGCGACCAGGTGGGTATTCAGATCGACAGCTATAACGACAAACGAACTGCGTTTTCTTTCTTTGTAAGTGCTGCAGGCGTAAAAACCGACTGGGTGATCAGCGATGACGGCATGAACAGGGATTACAACTGGGACCCCATCTGGTATGTGGATACCGCTATCGACAGCCTGGGCTGGAAGGCTGAAATGGAAATTCCTTTCACTCAGCTTAGATTCAGCCAGAAAAGTGACTCTGAGTGGGGCCTTCAGGTACAGCGAACCATCTACCGGAATGAAGAAGAAATATTGTGGAAGTTTATCCCCCAGGATGCCGGAGGATGGGTGAGCGAGTTTGGGCAACTGAAAGGAATGAATGGCATCAAATCCCAAAAGGAAAAGTCAATAACCCCCTATGCCGTTACGCAACTTGAACGATTCGATGAAGTGGAAGAAAACCCTTTCAAAGCATCGGGCGCCAACAAAAATATTAGTGCCGGGCTAAACGGAAAACTGGGAGTGACCAACAACCTTACGCTTGATATGGCCATCAATCCGGATTTCGGACAGGTGGAAGCAGACCCCTCCCAGGTAAACCTGACAGCCTATGAAACCTATTTCGAAGAAAAAAGGCCTTTCTTTATCGAAGGGCAGAGCATTATGGATTTCCGGCTCATGCAACTGGGTGACTTTATGATGGACAACCTCTTCTATTCAAGAAGGATCGGACATTCCCCCAGCTACAATCCGCAAACCCGGGAAGACGAATATGCCCGGACACCGGATAATACCGATATACTCGGTGCGCTGAAACTGACCGGCAAAACCCGGGACGGTTGGTCTGTTGGTGTTATGGAAAGCATGACTTCAAAAGAAAAGGCGAAGATCAGTGATGGGAACAATTCCCGTTTTGAAACGGTGGAACCCCTTTCCAACTATTTTCTGGGCAGGCTGCAAAAAGACTTCAATGACGGGCAAACCATGCTTGGAGGAATTGCCACAGCCACCAACCGGCGGATCGAAGCAGATCATCTTAACTTTATGCATGATCAGGCCTATACCGGCGGTCTCAATTTCAAACACCGGTGGTCTGACCGAACATATCAGATTGCCTTCCGGGGCACAGCCAGCCACGTCAGGGGCAGCCAGGAAGCCATTACCAGAACCCAGCGTTCTTCTGCTCACTATTATCAGCGACCGGATGTAGATCACTTCTCACTGGATTCTACAAGGAACTCCCTTTCCGGTCATGGTGGTAGCCTGATGTTCCTTAAGTTAGGAAAAGGGCATTTCAATTACGGCGCTTTCTTCAACTGGAAATCGCCGGGACTGGAACTGAATGACATGGGCTATCAGCGGGAGGCCGATCAGCTATCCCAGTTGGCTTTTGCCAATTACAGAATGTGGGAACCCTTTATGATATTCAGAAATTTAAGGGTAAGTGTCAACCAGTGGAGAATCTGGGATTACGGTGGAAACCACCTGTTCACCGGCGGTAACATCAATATGAACATGCAATTCAAAAACTACTGGGAACTGAGTTTGGGTCTCAACGGCAGTTCAACCAGACTCTCAAAAACCGCACTGAGAGGCGGACCGTTCCTGAAGGAACCTGGCTCCCTGCGTTACTGGCTACAGATCGAATCGGACCAGAGGAAGAAGCTCAAATTCAGCGTGGGCAGCCATCAGAGCTGGGATGCACACAACAATGCTTATAGAACCAGCTTATTTTCCGATATTACTTATATTCC encodes:
- a CDS encoding carbohydrate binding family 9 domain-containing protein, with the protein product MKRIETTLLIVLMFFVALEGSAQNKQYITQQISGKAPEIDGDLNDAAWKQLEWMNEFVQVEPYEGRKPTQETQFKMAHDDENLYIAIRAYDTHPDSIVKRLSRRDNLEGDQVGIQIDSYNDKRTAFSFFVSAAGVKTDWVISDDGMNRDYNWDPIWYVDTAIDSLGWKAEMEIPFTQLRFSQKSDSEWGLQVQRTIYRNEEEILWKFIPQDAGGWVSEFGQLKGMNGIKSQKEKSITPYAVTQLERFDEVEENPFKASGANKNISAGLNGKLGVTNNLTLDMAINPDFGQVEADPSQVNLTAYETYFEEKRPFFIEGQSIMDFRLMQLGDFMMDNLFYSRRIGHSPSYNPQTREDEYARTPDNTDILGALKLTGKTRDGWSVGVMESMTSKEKAKISDGNNSRFETVEPLSNYFLGRLQKDFNDGQTMLGGIATATNRRIEADHLNFMHDQAYTGGLNFKHRWSDRTYQIAFRGTASHVRGSQEAITRTQRSSAHYYQRPDVDHFSLDSTRNSLSGHGGSLMFLKLGKGHFNYGAFFNWKSPGLELNDMGYQREADQLSQLAFANYRMWEPFMIFRNLRVSVNQWRIWDYGGNHLFTGGNINMNMQFKNYWELSLGLNGSSTRLSKTALRGGPFLKEPGSLRYWLQIESDQRKKLKFSVGSHQSWDAHNNAYRTSLFSDITYIPHNTLNISLSPSLSFQENKLQYVSTTTYNAQKRYIMATIDRATLGMSLRLNFSLTPDLSLQYWGQPFIAAGKYSDFKRITNSTAENYHNRFHNFTEDQINQQNGHFSIDENRDGATDYAFGAPDFNVLQFKSNLVARWEYIPGSTVYLVWSQNRNGFNPIGNFNLQNDLNDLFGIYPENVFLLKFTYRLGL